One Thermoproteales archaeon DNA window includes the following coding sequences:
- a CDS encoding ECF transporter S component, producing the protein MAKIKDTIVIALVAMFSSLSAVLTYFTHIPSPTGGYTHIGDTAIYIAALLFGTRVGALVGIVGPLVTDLVVGYPRWYVTVVAHGLQGFIAGFGFRKKTWLQVTLALAAGLAMSLTYFIVNVYVKGWAPALLSFLRDFFGQTLISVILSIPVVKTIEKIGIQEKIIK; encoded by the coding sequence ATGGCTAAAATCAAGGACACGATAGTAATAGCATTAGTAGCAATGTTTTCTTCCTTATCGGCTGTATTAACCTACTTCACTCACATACCATCTCCAACCGGAGGCTATACGCATATAGGCGACACAGCTATATACATAGCCGCCCTGCTTTTCGGCACGAGAGTAGGAGCGCTGGTAGGCATAGTAGGTCCGTTAGTAACAGATCTAGTGGTCGGATACCCGAGATGGTACGTAACCGTCGTAGCCCACGGCCTGCAAGGATTCATAGCAGGGTTCGGCTTTAGAAAGAAAACATGGCTACAAGTTACGCTAGCTCTGGCAGCTGGTTTAGCCATGTCACTAACCTACTTCATAGTAAACGTATACGTTAAAGGATGGGCTCCAGCTCTACTCTCATTCCTAAGAGACTTCTTCGGCCAAACATTGATCTCTGTAATTCTTTCAATACCAGTCGTAAAAACAATAGAAAAAATAGGAATTCAAGAGAAAATAATAAAGTAA